One segment of Choloepus didactylus isolate mChoDid1 chromosome 15, mChoDid1.pri, whole genome shotgun sequence DNA contains the following:
- the DYDC1 gene encoding DPY30 domain-containing protein 1 isoform X4 — MESLYLQKYLGKCLTQGLAEMARIRPVDPIEYLALWIYKYKENVAMEQQKQKEMAALERERALALLEQEMMERLKAEELLFQQQQLELQLELEMQEKERQRIEELRRAQEQLEQERKNMENMSKGEDASHLEVRRKSYFSQEAAADSSKTLAEISDRYGAPNLSRVEELDEPLLSDVALNIDQDL; from the exons ATGGAGTCATTATATCTTCAGAAATACCTTGGAAAATGTCTAACTCAGGGTCTTGCTGAAATGGCAAGAATTCGTCCAGTGGATCCAATAGAATATTTAGCATTGTGGATTTacaagtataaggaaaatgtggcTATGGAACAACAG aaacaaaaggaaatggcTGCGTTGGAACGTGAGAGAGCATTGGCTCTGTtggaacaggaaatgatggaGAGGCTCAAAGCAGAGGAGCTCTTGTTTCAGCAG cAACAGCTGGAATTACAACTGGAGTTGGAAAtgcaagaaaaagagagacagagaatagaAGAGCTACGGAGAGCTCAGGAACAATTAGAGCAG gagAGAAAGAATATGGAAAATATGAGTAAGGGTGAAGATGCTTCACATTTAGAGGTGAGAAGGAAAAGTTATTTTAGTCAG GAAGCAGCGGCTGACTCCAGCAAAACGCTAGCAGAGATTAGTGATCGGTATGGAGCCCCTAACTTGAGCAGAGTGGAAGAACTCGATGAACCATTGCTGTCTGAT
- the DYDC1 gene encoding DPY30 domain-containing protein 1 isoform X5 gives MESLYLQKYLGKCLTQGLAEMARIRPVDPIEYLALWIYKYKENVAMEQQKQKEMAALERERALALLEQEMMERLKAEELLFQQQQLELQLELEMQEKERQRIEELRRAQEQLEQERKNMENMSKGEDASHLEEAAADSSKTLAEISDRYGAPNLSRVEELDEPLLSDVALNIDQDL, from the exons ATGGAGTCATTATATCTTCAGAAATACCTTGGAAAATGTCTAACTCAGGGTCTTGCTGAAATGGCAAGAATTCGTCCAGTGGATCCAATAGAATATTTAGCATTGTGGATTTacaagtataaggaaaatgtggcTATGGAACAACAG aaacaaaaggaaatggcTGCGTTGGAACGTGAGAGAGCATTGGCTCTGTtggaacaggaaatgatggaGAGGCTCAAAGCAGAGGAGCTCTTGTTTCAGCAG cAACAGCTGGAATTACAACTGGAGTTGGAAAtgcaagaaaaagagagacagagaatagaAGAGCTACGGAGAGCTCAGGAACAATTAGAGCAG gagAGAAAGAATATGGAAAATATGAGTAAGGGTGAAGATGCTTCACATTTAGAG GAAGCAGCGGCTGACTCCAGCAAAACGCTAGCAGAGATTAGTGATCGGTATGGAGCCCCTAACTTGAGCAGAGTGGAAGAACTCGATGAACCATTGCTGTCTGAT